From the genome of Pukyongia salina, one region includes:
- a CDS encoding RagB/SusD family nutrient uptake outer membrane protein, whose translation MKNIFIKVFFFTMIMVFSGCELEEITNPNAPSVGSFAEGASQADIQLLAAGLEAVMRNDLEFHYDTMSIMAREYYDLSGVDPRFTGELLKGPLDNNGFLTTRAFAAWYKVVKGANVLLEAVENAQAGFSEADNNGYYGYAKTMKAYALLMVLNRQYENGIRLDVADPDNLGPIVGYDEALNGIRALLDEAFANLNNAGGSFDYDMSSGFDGFDTPTTFAQFNRAIAARVALYQGNMGEVRSLLNASFFDINGDLNLGVAHVFGATGNDILNAQFHVPDQSGQEFMIHDSWVADSEAGDTRVAEKSNLFASGTVSFDGLSADYQIAVYDSNVDPVYMIRNEELILMYAEAQVNNNTVEALAAINRVRNEAGLADYGGPTDATSLVEEILNQRRYSLLAEGHRLVDLRRLGRLNENYVPLDRPGDNILDSFPTPFNEGL comes from the coding sequence ATGAAAAATATATTTATAAAAGTCTTTTTCTTCACGATGATCATGGTTTTTTCTGGCTGTGAACTTGAAGAAATTACGAACCCAAATGCACCCAGTGTTGGAAGTTTTGCAGAGGGTGCATCACAGGCAGATATACAGTTGCTTGCAGCTGGTCTTGAAGCCGTCATGCGAAATGACCTTGAATTTCACTATGATACAATGAGTATCATGGCAAGAGAATATTACGACCTTTCTGGCGTCGATCCCAGGTTTACGGGAGAACTTCTTAAAGGCCCTCTTGACAATAACGGATTCCTCACAACCCGTGCATTTGCCGCATGGTATAAAGTTGTAAAAGGTGCCAATGTGTTACTGGAGGCCGTAGAAAATGCGCAGGCTGGTTTCTCGGAAGCAGATAATAACGGCTATTATGGTTATGCAAAAACCATGAAAGCGTATGCACTATTGATGGTGTTGAACAGACAATACGAAAATGGTATTCGTCTGGATGTTGCCGATCCTGATAACCTGGGCCCAATTGTAGGATACGATGAAGCCTTAAATGGGATAAGAGCCCTATTAGATGAGGCATTTGCAAACCTTAACAACGCCGGAGGCAGTTTCGATTATGATATGAGTAGTGGTTTCGACGGATTTGATACGCCAACTACATTTGCTCAGTTCAATAGAGCGATCGCTGCTCGAGTTGCCTTGTATCAAGGCAATATGGGCGAAGTACGTTCCTTGCTGAACGCTTCCTTCTTCGATATCAATGGTGATTTGAACTTAGGTGTAGCTCATGTATTTGGTGCGACAGGGAATGATATCCTTAACGCTCAGTTTCACGTGCCGGACCAATCTGGTCAGGAATTCATGATCCATGACTCATGGGTAGCCGATTCGGAAGCTGGAGACACCAGAGTTGCTGAGAAGTCGAATCTGTTCGCTTCCGGAACAGTATCTTTTGATGGCCTATCGGCCGATTATCAGATCGCGGTATACGACAGTAATGTGGATCCGGTTTACATGATTAGAAATGAAGAATTGATCCTTATGTATGCCGAAGCCCAGGTAAATAACAACACAGTTGAGGCTTTAGCAGCCATCAACCGTGTGCGTAATGAAGCTGGTTTAGCCGATTACGGAGGGCCAACCGATGCAACCTCTCTCGTTGAAGAGATCCTAAATCAAAGGAGATATTCTTTATTGGCTGAAGGACATCGCTTAGTTGATCTAAGACGCCTTGGAAGATTAAATGAGAATTATGTTCCACTAGATCGTCCTGGAGACAATATCCTGGACTCATTTCCAACTCCTTTCAACGAAGGACTATAA